ATAATTCTATGCATAGTTAACCTCGCGACTGAAGACAATCGCGTTTTCACTTAGAAATACGGGGTTAATTAAATAGCGCTGCATTTTTTCTGATTATTTTATTAAAAAGTGCAGATTTTTATTTATCGTAACCAAAGATAGGTATGATAGTTATAAAGCTGCAGGGATTTCTTGGCACCAGTCAAAAAAACAATAGGAAGGGAATTGACAAGAAGGAAATATAGAAAGGCAAGTGGGCAGTATTTTCAAAGACCTCGAAAATACTGCCATCATCAAATGAGATTCTATTGGGAAGCACTCGGTGGCTCGATCAGCAATGGTGCGTCAGGCCCCAATGGAATTCCAAAAACCATCCACACCAATAACATCACAGCCCACATCAAAAAGAAGCCAACAGAATAAGGTAACATCGTTGCAATCAATGTCCCTAGCCCGATGGACTTATCATATTTCTTTGCGAAGGCAATAATCACTGGGAAGTAAGGCATCAGTGGAGTGATGATATTGGTTGTCGAATCTCCAATCCGATAGGCGGCCTGAGCTAGCTCTGGGGAGTAGCCAAGGAGCATAAGCATCGGTACAAACACTGGCCCCATAATCGCCCACTTTGCCGAAGCAGAACCTATCAATAAATTGAGGCCAGCTGATACTGCTATAAATGCAAGGATCAAGGGCAAACCAGTAAAGCCAATAGCCTTTAGGGCAGCGGCTCCACTGATTGCTGTCACCATGCCGATATTTGACCAGCTAAAGTAAGCAATAAACTGCGCGGCAACAAAGGCGAGAACGATGTATCCCCCCATTGATGCCATGGAGTCTGCGGTCATAGCACTCACATCTTTATCGCTCTTGATTGTTTTAGCTACAACGCCATAGGCAACTCCAGCCAGCAAGAAGCCGAGCATCAAAAGGGGAACCAAAGCATCCATAAATGGCTTCATACCCGTTTTAGGGTCGCGGAACACGCCATCGTCAGAGACAAAGCCCAGCAAGACCAAGGCAGTAAAACCAAGAAGGGTGAGACAAGCCGCCATTAAGCCTTTCTGCTCATCCTTAGTCAGTGCCTTCAGTTCAGTATCGACATCTTCTCCTGCGGACCATGTTCCCAGACGAGGCTCGACAATCCTGTGGGTGACAAACGTTCCCACGATGACAAGCAAGAATGTGGAGACAAAGTTGAAATAGAAGTTCGCAGTAACGTCGACCACGTAACTCGGATCGATGATTTGAGCTGCTGTGGTGGAAATTCCCCCCAAAAGTGGATCAAGGGAAGTTACAATGAGGTTGGCACTAAAACCACCTGATACCCCTGCGAATACCGCAGCCAGCCCGGCTAAAGGGTGACGACCCACCGCAGCAAACAACATGGCTCCCAAGGGAGTGAGGACAACATAACCAGCATCTGCTGCAACGTTTGCCGAGATTCCGGCGAATACTAGAGTTGCTGTCAGCAAGCTTTGCGGCACCGCCATGACAAGCTTGGTCAACCCCGCAGCAACCAAACCAGACCGCTCCGCAACCCCAATACCAATCATCGTTACAAGGACAAGGCCCAGCGGTGGGAATGCGCTGAAGTTAGAGACCAT
The sequence above is drawn from the Pseudobacteriovorax antillogorgiicola genome and encodes:
- a CDS encoding AbgT family transporter; the protein is MATKGKLSGILDRVERIGNRLPDPITLFLILCGLVVISSWILASMGLSVVHPVSQETIAVDSLLSAKNIQRMLHEMVSNFSAFPPLGLVLVTMIGIGVAERSGLVAAGLTKLVMAVPQSLLTATLVFAGISANVAADAGYVVLTPLGAMLFAAVGRHPLAGLAAVFAGVSGGFSANLIVTSLDPLLGGISTTAAQIIDPSYVVDVTANFYFNFVSTFLLVIVGTFVTHRIVEPRLGTWSAGEDVDTELKALTKDEQKGLMAACLTLLGFTALVLLGFVSDDGVFRDPKTGMKPFMDALVPLLMLGFLLAGVAYGVVAKTIKSDKDVSAMTADSMASMGGYIVLAFVAAQFIAYFSWSNIGMVTAISGAAALKAIGFTGLPLILAFIAVSAGLNLLIGSASAKWAIMGPVFVPMLMLLGYSPELAQAAYRIGDSTTNIITPLMPYFPVIIAFAKKYDKSIGLGTLIATMLPYSVGFFLMWAVMLLVWMVFGIPLGPDAPLLIEPPSASQ